From a single Zygotorulaspora mrakii chromosome 2, complete sequence genomic region:
- the SUI2 gene encoding translation initiation factor eIF2 subunit alpha (similar to Saccharomyces cerevisiae SUI2 (YJR007W); ancestral locus Anc_5.157) — protein sequence MSTTHCRFYENKYPEVDDIVMVNVQQIAEMGAYVKLLEYDNIEGMILLSELSRRRIRSIQKLIRVGKNDVVVVLRVDKEKGYIDLSKRRVSSEDIIKCEEKYQKSKTVHAIMRYCAEKFQIPLEDLYKSIAWPLSRKYGHAYEAFKLSIIDETVWEGIEPPSKEVFEELKLYISRRLTPQAVKIRADVEVSCFSYEGIDAIKEALKAAESLSTEQMQIKVKLVAAPLYVITTQSLDKQKGIELLEQGIEKINQVIAKHNGVCNITMSPKAVTATEDAELQALLESKELDNRSDSDSEEDSDSE from the coding sequence ATGTCCACTACACATTGCAGATTCTATGAGAATAAGTATCCAGAAGTTGACGACATCGTTATGGTGAATGTTCAGCAAATCGCTGAAATGGGAGCATATGTCAAACTTTTGGAATACGATAACATTGAGGGTATGATTTTGCTGAGTGAGTTATCTCGTAGACGTATAAGGTCcattcaaaagttgatcAGAGTCGGTAAGAATGATGTTGTCGTTGTTCTTCGTGTAGATAAAGAAAAGGGTTACATTGATTTATCCAAACGTCGTGTTTCATCTGAAGATATCATAAAatgtgaagaaaaatatcaaaaatctAAAACTGTACATGCAATTATGAGGTATTgcgctgaaaaatttcaaattccaTTAGAAGATTTGTACAAAAGTATTGCATGGCCATTAAGTCGAAAGTATGGTCATGCTTACGAAGCTTTCAAGTTATCTATAATCGATGAAACAGTTTGGGAAGGTATTGAACCGCCATCGAAGgaagtttttgaagaattgaaacTATACATTTCCAGGAGATTAACACCTCAAGCCGTCAAGATCAGAGCTGATGTCGAAGTTTCCTGTTTCAGCTACGAAGGTATTGATGCAATCAAAGAGGCTTTGAAAGCTGCAGAATCTCTCTCCACAGAACAAATGCAAATTAAGGTAAAGCTAGTGGCCGCTCCATTATACGTTATCACGACCCAATCATTAGATAAACAAAAGGGTATTGAATTACTAGAGCAAGgtattgaaaagattaaCCAGGTCATTGCTAAGCATAACGGTGTTTGCAATATCACAATGTCACCAAAGGCTGTTACCGCAACTGAAGATGCTGAGTTGCAAGCACTATTAGAAAGTAAGGAACTTGATAACAGATCTGATTCTGATTCTGAAGAAGACTCTGATTCAGAATAG
- the MHO1 gene encoding Mho1p (similar to Saccharomyces cerevisiae YJR008W; ancestral locus Anc_5.156), whose translation MADSVRLATHAGTWYSNHASELSSTLQSYLNNTGKKSGSIPGARIVVSPHAGYRYCGPTMAHSYACLDINSDVKKVFIIGPSHHVYFKNKVLLTKFKEIETPIGKVKVDQEITEDLLRGANKEIFGFMDAETDLNEHSLEMQFPMLIQTLKWRKKPPEEVEVVPLLVSHNSTDVDYAIGRVLKEYLKDPTVLFILSSDFCHWGRRFGYTGYCGMESELDEAIGEETEIEMLTSRSKLSHHQLDIWQSIELIDRGAMRVLSDSKNDSKYNMWKKYLEITGDTICGAKPIAIVLSAISFSEREVVFKWPHYSQSSKVSNLNDSSVSYAAGYATLL comes from the coding sequence ATGGCAGATTCTGTACGTCTAGCTACCCATGCTGGAACCTGGTATTCCAATCATGCAAGTGAGCTATCGTCTACGTTGCAGAGCTATCTGAATAATACTGGCAAGAAAAGCGGTTCTATTCCAGGTGCAAGGATTGTGGTATCACCGCATGCAGGCTATAGATATTGTGGACCAACTATGGCGCATTCTTATGCTTGCCTCGATATTAATTCAGATGTGAAGAAAGTTTTCATTATTGGTCCATCACATCATGTCTACTTCAAGAACAAGGTGCTACTGACAAAGTTCAAGGAAATAGAAACGCCAATTGGCAAGGTCAAAGTCGATCAAGAGATAACGGAGGACTTGTTGAGAGGCGCAAACAAGGAAATTTTCGGTTTCATGGACGCTGAGACTGATTTAAATGAACATTCACTTGAAATGCAATTCCCAATGCTTATTCAGACTTTAAAATGGAGGAAAAAACCGCCggaagaagttgaagttGTTCCATTGCTAGTTTCTCATAACAGTACAGATGTTGATTATGCGATTGGTAGGGTCTTGAAAGAGTACCTCAAAGATCCTACAGTTCTGTTCATATTAAGCAGTGATTTTTGTCATTGGGGGAGGCGATTTGGGTATACGGGCTATTGTGGCATGGAAAGTGAGTTAGACGAAGCTATTGGCGAAGAAACTGAGATTGAAATGCTCACATCCCGAAGTAAACTATCACATCATCAATTAGACATTTGGCAATCTATTGAATTAATCGATAGAGGTGCAATGAGAGTTTTAAGTGATAGCAAAAACGACTCGAAGTATAACATGtggaaaaaatatcttgaGATCACTGGTGACACTATTTGTGGTGCGAAACCAATAGCCATTGTACTGTCCGCGATCTCATTCAGCGAAAGAGAGGTTGTGTTCAAATGGCCGCATTATTCTCAAAGTTCAAAAGTTTCGAATTTAAATGACAGTAGTGTAAGTTATGCAGCAGGCTATGCTACCCTCTTATAA
- the TDH2 gene encoding glyceraldehyde-3-phosphate dehydrogenase (phosphorylating) TDH2 (similar to Saccharomyces cerevisiae TDH3 (YGR192C) and TDH2 (YJR009C); ancestral locus Anc_5.155) — protein MVNISINGFGRIGRLVLRIALARKNITVVAVNDPFISVEYAAYMFKYDSTHGRYAGEVTHDDKHIIVDGHKIAVFQERDPAALPWGKEKIDIAVDSTGVFKELDTAQKHIDAGAKKVVITAPSSTAPMFVIGVNSDAYNGEKIVSNASCTTNCLAPLAKVINDAFGIKEGLMTTVHSLTATQKTVDGPSHKDWRGGRTASGNIIPSSTGAAKAVGKVLPVLQGKLTGMAFRVPTVDVSVVDLTVNLEKGTTYDEIKKVVKAASEGPLKGVLGYTEDSVVSSDFLGDTHSSIFDATAGIQLTPTFVKLVSWYDNEYGYSTRVVDLIEHVA, from the coding sequence atggtCAATATTTCTATTAACGGTTTCGGTAGAATCGGTAGATTAGTCTTAAGAATTGCTTTGGCTAGAAAGAACATCACTGTTGTCGCTGTCAACGATCCTTTCATCTCTGTTGAATATGCTGCTTACATGTTCAAGTACGACTCCACCCACGGTAGATACGCCGGTGAAGTTACCCACGATGACAAACACATCATCGTTGATGGTCACAAGATCGCTGTCTTCCAAGAGAGAGACCCAGCTGCTTTGCCATGGGGTAAGGAAAAGATCGACATTGCTGTCGACTCCACTGGTGTTTTCAAGGAATTGGACACTGCTCAAAAGCACATTGACGCTGGTGCCAAGAAGGTTGTTATCACTGCTCCATCTTCCACTGCTCCAATGTTCGTTATTGGTGTCAACTCTGATGCTTACAACGGTGAAAAGATCGTTTCCAACGCTTCTTGTACCACCAACTGTTTGGCTCCATTGGCTAAGGTCATCAACGATGCTTTCGGTATCAAGGAAGGTTTGATGACCACTGTCCACTCTTTGACTGCTACTCAAAAGACTGTTGACGGTCCATCCCACAAGGACTGGAGAGGTGGTAGAACCGCTTCCGGTAACATTATCCCATCCTCCACCGGTGCTGCTAAGGCTGTCGGTAAGGTCTTGCCAGTTTTGCAAGGTAAATTGACCGGTATGGCTTTCAGAGTCCCAACCGTCGATGTCTCCGTTGTTGACTTGACTGTTAACTTGGAAAAGGGTACCACTTACGATGAAATCAAGAAGGTTGTCAAGGCTGCTTCTGAAGGTCCATTGAAGGGAGTTTTGGGTTACACTGAAGACTCTGTTGTCTCTTCCGATTTCTTGGGTGACACTCACTCTTCCATCTTCGATGCTACCGCTGGTATTCAATTGACCCCAACTTTCGTCAAATTGGTTTCCTGGTACGATAACGAATACGGTTACTCCACCAGAGTTGTCGACTTGATCGAACACGTCGCTTAA
- the MET3 gene encoding sulfate adenylyltransferase (similar to Saccharomyces cerevisiae MET3 (YJR010W); ancestral locus Anc_5.154), whose product MPAPHGGKLQDLVARDASKHGDLLKESHGLTRLDLSERQVCDLELILNGGFSPLDGFLTEKDYLKVVEDSRLSDGTVWTIPITLDVAEDFAKSVKADQRIALIQDGEIPLAILTVGDVYRPDKSLEAKKVFRGDPEHPAIQYLNNVAGDYYIGGKLEAIQLPQHYDYPGLRKTPAQLRLEFQSRQWDRIVAFQTRNPMHRAHRELTVRAAREANAKVLIHPVVGMTKPGDIDHHTRVRVYQEIIKRYPSGIAFMSLLPLAMRMAGDREAVWHAIIRKNYGATHFIVGRDHAGPGKNSKGVDFYGPYDAQELVESYKHELGINVVPFRMVTYLPDEDRYAPIDEIDTSKVRTLNISGTELRKRLRTGGEIPEWFSYPEVVKILRESNPPRPQQGFAIIFENSLNISRAQLSIALLSTFLQFGGGRHYKIFDHKDNDKTLLELVPDFIRSGTGLIVPNEWSSNVDAANLYRLGSSGDADIKLESNDESVFFIVQKVVLFLEDNGFIQF is encoded by the coding sequence atgccTGCTCCTCACGGTGGTAAATTGCAAGACCTGGTCGCCAGAGACGCCTCGAAGCACGGGGATCTGCTGAAGGAATCGCACGGCTTAACTCGCTTAGATTTGAGCGAAAGGCAAGTTTGCGATCTGGAACTAATTTTGAATGGTGGGTTCTCACCGTTGGATGGATTTCTGACCGAGAAGGACTACTTGAAGGTCGTCGAAGACTCCAGGTTGTCGGATGGCACCGTCTGGACCATTCCAATCACGTTGGATGTGGCGGAGGATTTTGCCAAGAGCGTGAAAGCGGATCAAAGAATCGCTTTGATTCAGGACGGGGAGATTCCGTTGGCGATTTTGACCGTTGGCGACGTCTACAGGCCAGATAAGTCGCTTGAAGCCAAGAAAGTCTTCAGAGGCGATCCCGAACATCCAGCCATTCAGTACTTGAACAATGTCGCCGGCGATTACTACATCGGTGGTAAGTTGGAAGCAATTCAATTGCCACAGCATTACGACTACCCAGGTCTGAGGAAAACTCCAGCCCAATTGAGGTTGGAGTTTCAATCCAGACAGTGGGATCGTATCGTTGCATTCCAAACACGTAACCCAATGCACAGAGCCCACAGAGAACTGACAGTTAGAGCTGCCAGAGAGGCAAATGCCAAGGTTCTGATCCACCCTGTGGTCGGCATGACCAAACCTGGTGACATTGATCATCACACCAGAGTGCGTGTCTATCAGGAAATTATTAAACGTTATCCAAGTGGTATCGCTTTTATGTCTCTACTACCGCTGGCTATGAGAATGGCTGGTGACAGAGAGGCTGTTTGGCACGCAATCATCAGGAAGAATTACGGTGCAACTCATTTCATTGTCGGCAGAGATCATGCGGGTCCTGGTAAGAACTCAAAGGGGGTTGATTTCTATGGTCCATATGACGCACAAGAATTGGTTGAATCCTACAAGCACGAACTTGGTATCAATGTTGTTCCATTCAGAATGGTTACCTATTTACCTGATGAAGATCGTTATGCTCCAATTGACGAAATTGATACATCAAAAGTAAGGACTTTGAACATTTCAGGTACAGAATTGAGAAAAAGATTGAGAACCGGTGGTGAGATCCCTGAATGGTTTTCATACCCTGAAGTGGTAAAGATTTTAAGAGAATCCAATCCACCAAGACCTCAACAAGGGTTTgctatcatttttgaaaactcaCTAAACATTTCTCGTGCTCAACTTTCTATTGCACTATTATCAACATTCCTACAATTTGGTGGTGGTAGACATTATAAAATCTTTGATCATAAAGATAATGACAAGACTCTGCTTGAACTTGTACCAGATTTTATTAGGTCTGGTACTGGTTTGATCGTTCCAAATGAATGGTCCTCAAATGTTGATGCTGCTAACTTGTATCGTTTAGGATCGTCTGGTGATGCCGACATTAAACTAGAATCCAATGATGAATctgttttcttcatcgtACAAAAAGTTGTTCTATTCTTGGAAGATAACGgtttcattcaattttag
- the PDX1 gene encoding Pdx1p (similar to Saccharomyces cerevisiae PDX1 (YGR193C); ancestral locus Anc_5.153) translates to MLLSAMLRLPNAALRYRLTTRCVHNTMRILNAQAFAMPAMSPTMEKGGIVEWKYKVGDIFSAGDVLLEVETDKAQIDVEALDDGKIAKIIVENGAKDIPVGVTIAYLADVNDDLSSLKFPKDSSSIAEKKATPKQSTPNKGTTSRKETSRVSSTDSEKSTGIGSTELLQKANTKQTLLPSVAQLLASRGITKDEALEKIKSSGKNGRLLKGDVLAYFGLIPKESVVNIAKYIKSGEQLDLSNIEFKKESDKLVEQQKPKENAKEQTVRSEPIIITEQIGLKVPSNVTYEQLSSSLDSFLDEAYHFTHEQPLTNIRSDFYDPIFEHLVTPSPTEARFDVTYQLTPVDTELNDCAQNDIFDLLSASNKSIPTQRGNESDTETSHNEYILTVNVQVNEKFSDSKGKSERFINYLKQLNTV, encoded by the coding sequence ATGTTACTATCTGCAATGTTAAGACTTCCCAATGCAGCATTGCGGTACCGATTAACGACCAGATGCGTACATAACACTATGAGAATACTGAATGCTCAGGCATTCGCTATGCCTGCTATGTCACCCACTATGGAAAAAGGTGGTATCGTCGAATGGAAATATAAGGTCGGGGATATCTTTTCAGCGGGTGACGTGCTTCTGGAGGTTGAAACTGATAAAGCACAGATCGATGTTGAGGCTCTAGATGACGGGAAGATAGCTAAAATTATTGTCGAAAATGGCGCCAAAGATATCCCTGTTGGTGTAACAATTGCATATTTGGCTGATGTAAATGACGACCTGTCCAGTCTGAAGTTCCCAAAGGATTCCTCAAGTATAGCAGAGAAGAAGGCTACTCCTAAGCAGTCTACACCAAATAAAGGTACAAcgtcaagaaaagaaacaagtAGGGTATCAAGCACTGACAGTGAAAAATCCACAGGGATTGGTTCTACGGAACTCTTACAAAAAGCGAACACAAAGCAGACACTATTACCTTCAGTAGCTCAATTGTTGGCATCAAGGGGCATTACCAAAGATGAAGCGCTCGAGAAGATAAAAAGTTCAGGTAAAAATGGAAGGTTACTGAAGGGTGACGTTCTAGCGTATTTTGGTTTGATTCCCAAGGAATCTGTTGTAAACATTGCAAAGTATATCAAAAGTGGTGAGCAGCTAGACTTATCTAACATcgaatttaaaaaagaatcagaCAAGCTTGTGGAACAACAAAAACCTAAGGAAAATGCGAAAGAACAGACCGTTAGATCAGAACCTATAATTATAACTGAGCAAATTGGTTTGAAAGTTCCAAGTAACGTTACATATGAACAATTAAGTTCTTCATtagattcatttttggatgaGGCATACCATTTCACGCATGAGCAACCTTTGACCAATATAAGGTCTGATTTTTACGATCCAATATTTGAACATTTGGTTACACCCTCCCCAACAGAAGCAAGGTTTGACGTTACCTATCAGTTAACTCCGGTGGATACTGAGTTGAACGATTGTGCTCAGAACGATATTTTTGACTTACTTTCTGCCTCTAATAAAAGCATACCAACGCAAAGGGGAAACGAGAGCGATACTGAAACTTCTCATAACGAATATATACTAACCGTTAACGTTCAAGTCAACGAGAAGTTTTCTGATTCCAAGGGCAAATCTGAAAGATTCATCAACTATTTGAAACAATTAAACACTGTATAA
- the XKS1 gene encoding xylulokinase (similar to Saccharomyces cerevisiae XKS1 (YGR194C); ancestral locus Anc_5.152), translating to MDCYYLGFDLSTQQLKCLAINQDLKIVHSETIVFETELPQYETTKGVYIKGDVIECPVAMWVESIDLIFYKFTKSGFDLSKVKAISGSCQQHGSVYWTEAADELLTALDPKDGSLVEQLVPAAFSRATAPNWQDHSTGKQCKAFEEKAGGPQGLAKITGSRAHFRFTGTQILKIAEEEPECYSNTQTISLVSSFVASLLSGKLTPLEEADACGMNLYEIPKRDFDKNLLALIDKDATNIEKKLLSPAIKCDEPVRLSSISSYFVEKYGFSSDCSIFPFTGDNLATICSLPLKKNDVLVSLGTSTTILLVTDQYHPSADYHLFIHPTISSYYMGMICYCNGSLAREEIRNELNGETTSHDWTKFNDAVSDHKLPSDDEIGVYFPLGEIVPSVNAVCKRAKFDLETGNIKEFVDAFADKRHDAKNIVESQALSCRVRISPLITSEVEPLNTKNADVKVRFDYDDIPLKEYFSKRPNKAFFVGGASKNDDIVKKFAQVIGATEGNYRLETPNSCALGGCYKAAWSDLYYTKQTQLRYDQFLNEKFAWDDLEYVCDADNDAWQQYNNKILPLSQLEATL from the coding sequence ATGGACTGCTATTATTTGGGGTTCGATCTGTCAACCCAGCAGCTAAAATGCTTGGCCATTAATCAGGATCTGAAGATCGTTCACTCGGAGACGATAGTTTTCGAAACGGAATTGCCCCAATATGAGACGACAAAAGGTGTTTATATCAAAGGTGATGTTATTGAATGTCCTGTTGCAATGTGGGTGGAATCAATCGATCTGATTTTTTACAAGTTCACCAAGAGCGGATTTGATTTGAGTAAAGTTAAGGCTATCTCCGGTTCTTGTCAGCAGCATGGATCGGTCTACTGGACTGAGGCCGCAGATGAATTGTTGACTGCATTAGATCCCAAGGATGGGTCTCTGGTAGAACAACTGGTTCCGGCAGCTTTTTCTAGGGCGACGGCTCCAAATTGGCAGGACCACAGTACCGGAAAGCAGTGCAAAGCATTCGAGGAAAAGGCTGGTGGTCCTCAAGGCTTAGCGAAGATAACCGGTTCGAGGGCCCATTTCAGGTTCACGGGTACTcaaattctgaaaattgCAGAGGAAGAGCCTGAGTGTTACTCCAATACCCAGACAATTTCATTGGTTTCAAGTTTTGTTGCGTCTCTTTTAAGTGGTAAACTCACTCCATTAGAAGAAGCTGATGCGTGCGGTATGAACCTGTATGAAATTCCGAAACGTGATTTTGACAAGAATTTATTGGCTTTGATTGATAAGGATGCCACCAACATAGAGAAGAAATTACTGTCACCGGCAATCAAGTGTGATGAGCCCGTACGCCTTTCTTCTATATCTTCCTATTTTGTAGAAAAGTACGGCTTTAGCAGTGATTGTTCTATTTTCCCTTTCACAGGTGATAATTTGGCCACTATTTGTTCTTTgcctttgaaaaaaaatgatgtcTTGGTCTCGCTGGGAACAAGTACTACAATTTTACTGGTTACCGACCAATACCACCCGTCAGCAGATTATCACCTGTTCATCCATCCGACTATCTCCAGTTATTACATGGGTATGATTTGCTACTGTAATGGATCCTTAGCGAGAGAGGAGATTCGTAACGAGCTAAATGGTGAAACGACAAGTCATGACTGGACTAAATTTAATGATGCAGTGTCTGATCACAAATTACCCAGTGACGATGAAATCGGTGTCTATTTTCCGTTGGGAGAAATCGTCCCCAGCGTCAATGCAGTTTGTAAAAGAGCCAAATTCGATTTGGAGACGGGGAACATCAAAGAGTTTGTAGATGCATTCGCTGACAAGAGGCATGATGCTAAAAACATTGTTGAATCGCAAGCATTAAGCTGTCGCGTTCGTATATCTCCCTTGATAACGTCTGAAGTGGAACCATtgaatacaaaaaatgCAGATGTCAAAGTCAGATTCGACTATGATGATATCCCGTTGAAGGAGTATTTTAGCAAGAGACCTAATAAAGCATTTTTTGTTGGTGGTGCATCCAAAAACGATGACATTGTCAAGAAATTTGCCCAAGTTATCGGTGCCACAGAGGGAAATTACCGACTAGAAACTCCCAACTCATGTGCTCTAGGTGGGTGCTACAAGGCAGCATGGTCAGATTTGTACTATACGAAACAGACCCAATTACGCTatgatcaatttttgaatgaaaaatttgcgTGGGATGATCTAGAGTATGTTTGTGATGCTGACAACGACGCATGGCAACAGTACAATAATAAGATTCTTCCACTAAGTCAATTGGAGGCTACATTATGA
- the SPC1 gene encoding signal peptidase complex subunit SPC1 (similar to Saccharomyces cerevisiae SPC1 (YJR010C- A); ancestral locus Anc_5.151): protein MSEILQELGRKLVFPIDFRSQKNTERYQQLILIAGAILASLIGFFAQSLLYLVVTYGLAIVVAMVVVLPAYPAYTREKLDWVKPKISM from the coding sequence ATgtctgaaattttgcaagAGCTAGGTAGAAAGCTTGTTTTTCCTATTGATTTTCGAAGTCAAAAGAACACCGAAAGGTATCAGCAGCTGATTCTCATTGCTGGGGCAATTTTGGCCTCGCTTATTGGGTTTTTCGCACAATCACTTCTATATCTGGTAGTTACCTATGGTTTGGCAATCGTTGTTGCGATGGTTGTAGTGTTACCAGCATATCCAGCATATACTAGAGAGAAGCTCGACTGGGTCAAGCCAAAAATTTCCATGTGA
- the CAL4 gene encoding Cal4p (similar to Saccharomyces cerevisiae YJR011C; ancestral locus Anc_5.150), with protein MSNTIDGSQAMSNDSANDTVFQDCISRMDEKLEEEFATCTSLEQKRNFLLSLEISSFIESTVQFIIVIIHLIQYLSWQAFSPSNNNSSNTDVGIPTAQKLDTVRSLFQEHLAELKESYERLKQKQEGELSNSTSAPKYRNIISRERAQFLILPNETLASVIISNAPQLAMLVHNCTIGFANIYDFLKKIPLHTQYRLTKPQVGILLKVLGQELIPSWKEQLDRLNTAIFKLLAQTEPVTKKYREATGVQDADLTQNETYMSFVTWLNNEMLQELRLSD; from the coding sequence atgagCAACACAATCGACGGATCGCAAGCGATGTCTAACGATAGTGCCAATGATACCGTGTTCCAAGACTGTATTTCAAGAATGGATGAGAAACTCGAGGAAGAGTTTGCCACATGTACTTCGCTGGAGCAAAAGAGGAATTTTCTGTTGTCTCTGGAGATATCGTCATTCATTGAGAGTACTGTACAATTCATAATTGTGATCATACACCTAATACAGTACTTGTCATGGCAAGCCTTTTCGCCATCGAATAACAATTCCAGTAACACAGATGTGGGAATTCCTACGGCACAAAAACTAGATACGGTGAGAAGTCTGTTCCAAGAACACCTTGCTGAGTTGAAGGAATCTTATGAGAGACTCAAGCAAAAACAAGAGGGCGAACTGTCTAATTCAACTTCTGCTCCAAAATACAGGAATATCATCAGTAGAGAGAGAGCACAGTTCTTAATCTTACCGAACGAGACACTGGCGTCGGTGATAATCAGCAATGCCCCACAGTTGGCAATGCTCGTGCATAACTGCACGATTGGTTTTGCCAATATCTACGATttcctgaaaaaaataccGTTGCATACGCAATATAGACTAACTAAACCGCAGGTTGGCATACTTCTGAAGGTTCTAGGCCAAGAGCTGATACCCAGTTGGAAGGAGCAACTGGACCGACTGAACACAGCtattttcaaactcttAGCTCAAACAGAACCTGTAACCAAGAAATACAGAGAGGCCACAGGTGTTCAAGATGCGGACCTTACTCAAAATGAGACTTACATGTCATTTGTCACTTGGCTTAATAACGAAATGCTGCAGGAGTTGCGCTTATCTGACTGA
- a CDS encoding uncharacterized protein (ancestral locus Anc_5.149) has translation MTQEITTPKQGIISDENYSRIMGFVAGVFSGVMKNTVGHPMDSIKVRLQTSQGTGRFTGPLDCVKKTFQQQGIRGFYLGFTPPLVGWVLMDSVLLGSLHNYRMLLHKYVYPEHEKLPLLGCVVSGVMSGWTVSFIAAPVEYAKARLQVQYDPSTTKYSGPLDVIKKTWKQKGVRGLYKGLISTLIFRSNFVFWWGSYELITQWFKKNTNMSDPAINFWAGGLSATFGFWTFAYASDVVKQVVLCDDKYDGSFKSWKSAVRDIYTGHGIRGFFKGFTPSFCRSFPANAAALAAFEFVLRTSGAKPS, from the coding sequence ATGACACAAGAGATCACCACCCCCAAGCAAGGAATAATATCTGATGAGAACTACTCTAGAATTATGGGGTTCGTTGCCGGTGTATTCTCCGGTGTCATGAAGAACACCGTTGGTCACCCGATGGACAGTATTAAAGTGAGATTGCAGACCTCACAGGGAACAGGCAGGTTTACGGGGCCATTGGACTGTGTCAAGAAAACGTTTCAGCAACAGGGAATTCGTGGGTTCTATTTAGGATTTACACCTCCATTGGTAGGCTGGGTTTTAATGGATTCTGTTTTATTAGGAAGCTTACACAATTATAGAATGCTATTGCACAAATATGTGTATCCTGAACACGAAAAATTACCATTACTTGGATGTGTAGTCAGTGGTGTCATGTCGGGTTGGACAGTTAGTTTTATTGCTGCACCTGTTGAATATGCAAAGGCCAGATTACAGGTCCAATATGATCCCTCTACAACGAAATATAGTGGCCCGCTTGatgttatcaaaaagaCATGGAAACAAAAAGGTGTAAGAGGCCTATATAAAGGTCTGATTAGTACACTGATATTCAGATCGAACTTTGTCTTCTGGTGGGGATCATATGAGTTGATAACACAATGgtttaaaaaaaacacGAACATGAGTGATCCTGCAATAAATTTCTGGGCCGGTGGTTTAAGTGCCACTTTTGGATTTTGGACGTTCGCGTATGCGAGTGACGTCGTCAAACAAGTTGTGCTTTGCGATGATAAATACGATGGTAGCTTCAAATCTTGGAAGTCCGCCGTTCGTGATATTTATACAGGGCATGGGATCAGAGGGTTCTTCAAAGGTTTTACCCCCAGCTTTTGTAGATCATTCCCTGCAAATGCTGCGGCACTAGCTGCGTTTGAATTTGTGTTGAGAACAAGTGGTGCCAAGCCATCTTGA
- a CDS encoding uncharacterized protein (similar to Saccharomyces cerevisiae YJR012C; ancestral locus Anc_5.148), translated as MPELSYEEIIDHIVSDKPLPNVVAVPDVTLCESLRTVSEIPSRPKPWEIANQSTYSLDGDGNDLATSIAFSQESSIQVQEEYDRLNTDVDSSYYLGENELDAQ; from the coding sequence ATGCCTGAATTAAGCTACGAGGAGATAATCGATCATATCGTCAGTGACAAACCCTTACCAAATGTTGTGGCGGTGCCAGACGTTACGTTGTGTGAATCTTTAAGGACTGTATCAGAAATACCATCAAGACCCAAACCTTGGGAAATTGCCAACCAAAGTACATACAGTCTAGACGGAGATGGTAATGACCTCGCAACTTCTATTGCGTTTTCGCAGGAAAGTTCTATACAGGTGCAAGAGGAATACGATCGCTTAAATACGGATGTTGATTCAAGCTACTACTTAGGAGAAAATGAGCTCGATGCGCAATAA